From one Bacteriovorax sp. BAL6_X genomic stretch:
- the murA gene encoding UDP-N-acetylglucosamine 1-carboxyvinyltransferase: MDKIIVKGPARLSGEVEISPAKNACLPILAAILLTDKKVTLTSLPKLRDINTMLKLLEMMGVQCDRNGKDITFDASSLSSHEATYELVKTMRASIFVLGPLLSRLGKAKVSLPGGCAIGTRPIDIHLDNLEKMNVKIEMKSGYVYAETDHLKGAHVKLKFPSVGATENLIMAGVFADGQTIIENAAMEPEIDDLANFLNSLGAKVSGIGTSRIVVDGVKELNGGTYQAIGDRIEAATYIIGGLMTKSEVTIKNFNPKHLFNVLENLQGMGAKLEIGDNFVKTYPSSLKGSKVITEPFPGFPTDVQAQMVALLTVVEGNSLVTENIFENRFMHVPELTRLGASIEQLGSSVFIEGGKPLTAAPVMCTDLRASAALVLAALCAYGETKIDRVYHLQRGYEDLPEKLKKLGASVELVNE; encoded by the coding sequence ATGGATAAAATTATAGTTAAAGGACCAGCACGTCTTTCTGGTGAAGTTGAAATATCTCCGGCCAAGAATGCCTGTCTGCCAATCTTAGCGGCAATCCTTTTAACAGATAAGAAAGTTACATTAACGAGTCTACCAAAGCTTCGTGATATTAATACAATGCTTAAGCTTCTTGAGATGATGGGCGTACAATGTGATCGAAATGGAAAGGATATTACATTCGATGCTTCTTCTCTAAGTTCTCACGAAGCAACTTATGAGCTTGTTAAAACAATGCGTGCATCGATCTTTGTTCTTGGGCCACTTCTTTCGCGTCTTGGAAAAGCTAAAGTATCACTTCCTGGTGGTTGTGCCATTGGTACTCGTCCAATTGATATTCACCTCGACAACCTTGAGAAGATGAATGTTAAGATTGAAATGAAAAGTGGTTACGTTTACGCAGAAACAGATCACCTTAAAGGTGCTCATGTAAAGCTTAAGTTTCCATCTGTTGGGGCAACGGAGAACCTAATTATGGCGGGTGTCTTTGCTGACGGTCAGACTATTATTGAGAATGCAGCAATGGAGCCAGAAATTGATGACCTTGCAAATTTCTTAAACTCACTAGGTGCGAAGGTTTCAGGAATCGGAACATCTCGTATTGTTGTTGACGGAGTTAAGGAACTTAATGGTGGAACTTACCAAGCAATTGGTGACCGAATTGAGGCCGCAACTTATATTATCGGAGGCCTTATGACAAAGTCTGAGGTTACGATAAAGAACTTCAATCCAAAGCATCTTTTTAATGTTCTTGAAAACCTTCAAGGCATGGGAGCAAAGCTTGAGATCGGTGATAACTTTGTTAAGACATACCCATCTTCACTTAAAGGTTCAAAAGTTATTACTGAGCCATTTCCTGGTTTCCCAACTGATGTTCAAGCACAGATGGTTGCACTTTTAACTGTTGTTGAAGGGAACTCTCTTGTGACAGAAAATATTTTTGAAAATCGTTTCATGCATGTGCCTGAACTTACTCGTCTAGGTGCAAGTATTGAGCAATTAGGAAGCTCTGTCTTTATTGAAGGTGGAAAGCCTCTAACGGCAGCTCCTGTAATGTGTACAGATCTTCGTGCCTCAGCAGCTCTCGTTCTTGCCGCTCTTTGTGCATACGGTGAAACGAAAATTGATCGTGTTTACCATCTTCAGCGTGGTTATGAAGATCTACCGGAGAAGCTTAAGAAGCTTGGTGCAAGTGTTGAACTCGTAAACGAATAG
- a CDS encoding HIT domain-containing protein, with the protein MSDCLFCKILNGEIPSTKVFENESVYGFQDIQPLAKEHYLFIHRNHSKNVNEMDRDDMAQVFDAIKEFTQSNELENNGFRVVSNINDHGCQSVYHTHFHVLGGEQLKGFGA; encoded by the coding sequence ATGAGTGATTGTTTATTTTGCAAAATTCTAAATGGTGAAATTCCTTCAACAAAAGTATTTGAAAATGAAAGCGTTTATGGCTTTCAGGATATTCAACCACTTGCAAAAGAGCACTATCTCTTTATTCATCGCAATCACTCAAAGAATGTGAATGAGATGGATCGCGATGATATGGCCCAGGTGTTTGATGCCATTAAAGAATTCACACAGTCGAATGAACTCGAGAATAATGGCTTTCGTGTGGTTTCAAATATTAACGATCACGGATGTCAGTCTGTTTATCATACGCATTTTCATGTACTTGGCGGTGAGCAACTTAAAGGCTTTGGCGCTTAA
- a CDS encoding ABC transporter ATP-binding protein, translating to MKHCYLNIEELAIGHKSPLSSGINLSLGAGEILYIQGTNGSGKTTLIKTILGAIPKISGSYNWTIPKYAISYLPQITNPNTNFSYTIGEIHDLYEAMDSSNELITDSLRKKRWINASGGEKQKVMILTRLTKNTKVLILDEPFNHLDKDSIKIVSDLLIKVSTVLGISIILVSHHVIDIPENRLKVLEVKRHD from the coding sequence ATGAAACACTGCTACCTCAATATAGAAGAGCTGGCCATTGGCCACAAATCCCCACTTTCAAGTGGCATTAACCTAAGCCTAGGTGCTGGTGAAATCCTCTATATTCAAGGTACTAATGGAAGTGGGAAAACAACTCTAATAAAGACGATTCTGGGGGCAATCCCTAAAATATCTGGTTCTTATAACTGGACGATCCCTAAATATGCAATTTCATACCTTCCACAAATAACAAACCCAAATACAAACTTCTCATACACAATTGGAGAAATCCACGATCTTTATGAGGCCATGGATTCAAGTAATGAGCTTATCACAGACTCTCTAAGAAAAAAGAGATGGATTAATGCAAGTGGTGGGGAGAAACAAAAGGTCATGATCTTAACTCGTCTAACAAAGAATACGAAAGTTCTTATCCTAGATGAACCATTTAATCATCTCGACAAGGACTCAATTAAGATTGTCTCTGATCTTTTAATTAAAGTTAGTACGGTTTTAGGAATTTCTATCATTCTTGTGAGTCATCATGTCATCGATATACCAGAGAATCGATTAAAGGTCCTCGAGGTGAAGCGCCATGACTAG
- a CDS encoding metal ABC transporter substrate-binding protein, translating into MNSKIIIILFLAFSFNAMAKLKVITTTTDIAWLAQRIGGEKVEVESLLNGTEDPHYIDAMPHFIAKAANADIFCMVGLDLEVGWAPKILTRSGNRKIQPGGKGYCETGKTVKALDVPTGKIDRSHGDVHPQGNPHYHLGPTAFLQGAETVLNVLIDIDSKNAAYYLNNFENTKKDINKLKSKIANQLKNVKNLKFMEYHREFSYFLNEFGISNIGAIESVPGVPPSAGRLARVSIEAKQKGVSLALAATTSPKNLTDKFQEMSGIHVSRVPISIEKEGKVKTYEDLLSYIAKDILENAKVKAK; encoded by the coding sequence ATGAATTCTAAAATCATAATAATTCTATTTCTAGCATTTAGTTTCAATGCAATGGCAAAACTAAAGGTCATAACGACAACAACAGATATCGCTTGGCTTGCTCAACGTATTGGTGGCGAGAAAGTTGAAGTTGAATCACTTCTTAACGGGACTGAAGATCCACACTATATCGATGCCATGCCTCACTTTATTGCAAAGGCCGCAAATGCTGATATCTTTTGTATGGTAGGACTTGACCTTGAGGTCGGATGGGCGCCAAAGATTCTTACTCGCTCAGGTAATCGAAAGATTCAACCAGGAGGAAAAGGATACTGCGAAACAGGAAAAACAGTAAAAGCACTAGATGTTCCAACAGGAAAAATTGATCGTTCGCACGGAGATGTACATCCACAAGGAAATCCTCACTATCATCTAGGGCCAACAGCTTTTCTTCAAGGTGCTGAAACAGTCTTAAATGTTCTTATTGATATTGATTCAAAGAACGCTGCCTACTATTTAAATAATTTTGAAAATACGAAAAAAGATATCAACAAACTTAAATCAAAAATAGCCAATCAACTTAAGAATGTTAAAAATTTAAAATTCATGGAGTACCACCGTGAATTTTCATACTTCTTAAATGAATTTGGAATAAGTAATATTGGTGCCATTGAATCTGTTCCAGGTGTTCCACCTTCAGCAGGGCGACTTGCTAGAGTATCAATTGAGGCCAAACAAAAAGGTGTCTCACTTGCTCTTGCTGCTACAACTTCTCCAAAGAATTTAACTGATAAATTTCAAGAAATGAGTGGAATTCATGTAAGCCGCGTCCCAATTAGTATTGAAAAGGAAGGCAAGGTTAAAACCTACGAAGATCTACTTAGCTATATCGCTAAAGATATCCTTGAGAATGCTAAGGTTAAAGCTAAATAA
- a CDS encoding Fur family transcriptional regulator, with amino-acid sequence MSRVQDLIEILKSRGLRITQARQGVAAVLVVSEEHPLTPEEIFQSIKKSDEFQCDQASVYRTLSSFEELGIVKKSIFQGEAARYSLCGCAEHGDDHDHHHHHEHYFKCNRCNKIEPLDGCFLSKKEEELKKAGYTGLKHHIEITGICPSCS; translated from the coding sequence ATGAGTAGAGTTCAGGACTTAATTGAAATTCTTAAATCCCGTGGCCTAAGAATTACCCAGGCCCGTCAGGGGGTTGCTGCTGTTCTTGTGGTAAGTGAAGAGCACCCGTTAACGCCTGAAGAAATCTTTCAATCAATTAAAAAGTCTGATGAGTTTCAATGTGACCAGGCCTCAGTTTATCGAACTCTCTCTTCTTTTGAGGAGTTGGGAATAGTTAAAAAAAGTATCTTTCAAGGTGAGGCCGCAAGGTACTCTCTTTGCGGATGTGCCGAACATGGGGATGATCATGATCACCACCACCATCACGAACATTATTTTAAATGTAATAGGTGTAATAAGATTGAGCCTCTTGATGGCTGCTTTCTTTCAAAAAAAGAAGAGGAGTTGAAGAAGGCCGGTTACACTGGACTTAAACATCATATTGAAATAACGGGAATTTGTCCTAGTTGCTCTTAG
- the ileS gene encoding isoleucine--tRNA ligase produces MSQDNGQFSFVNTEHEVLKFWEENEIFQKSLEQTKEKEPYIFYDGPPFATGLPHHGHLLAGTLKDIVPRYWTMKGRYVQRRFGWDTHGLPIEQEINKKLEMTAHEALEKLGVAGYNQECRSIVDRYTAEWRKTVTRLGRWVDFDNDYKTMDPTFMESCWWVFKSLWDKDMVYKGTKVVPYSTGLGTGLSNFEAGLDYRDVQDPAITVLFKLDDPAKAGADYVAAWTTTPWTLPSNLALCVGPDIDYVRVKDNDRGVTIIFAEARVEAFAKKRNLEVVGESFKGTELLGLTYEPLFDFFANLKAEGAFTIFNDDYVTTDSGTGIVHQAPAFGEDDNRICKEAGMMAEVCPIDDAGQFTKEVPAYAGKYVKDADKEIIKALKDNTKLYDHGNLVHSYPFCYRSGTPLIYRTIPQWYVKVEEIVDKLVANNKEIHWVPGHIKAGRFGKWLENARDWAVSRTRVWGTPLPVWINDETGSMKCLGSIEELKDLSGVELTDLHREFTDEVTFTIEGEEGTYKRIPDVFDCWFESGSMPYAQLHYPFDNKEMFENGFPAEFIAEGLDQTRGWFYTLTILSTALFDKPAFKNVIVNGLVLAEDGKKMSKSLRNFTAPDELMEEFGSDALRLYLINSGLVKGEEQRFTDAGVKDMVRRALLPWQNSFKFFQTYASIDGWNFNEHAESGDNITDNWVISKLQTLKENIEAEMAQYQLYNVVPALFNFIEDLTNWYIRLNRSRFWGEGLTTDKKQAYTTLYTTLKEVTIAMAPFAPFLSEHIFAELKKFDSSEETLSVHLCDYPVANTELKNSVLEDAVDRMQQIILLGRQKRNQVQIKVKTPLARLSVIHKDQALLDEIKKLESYIQSELNVKSVEYTTDEDNYIKLYAKPNSPVLGKRLGKEFGKFMGMISKLGAAELSELEEKGSLELAGETFAPSDILIFREAKEGTQALSNRYISIDIDTNLSEDLILEGLAREVVNRIQRTRKDSGFNVEDRIEVSFAATELLAKAIETHTDYITKETLANSLNVSSETLDHEFKVDDENLKMTITKA; encoded by the coding sequence ATGAGTCAGGATAACGGACAATTTTCTTTTGTTAACACAGAACATGAAGTCTTAAAATTTTGGGAAGAGAATGAAATCTTCCAAAAATCACTAGAACAAACAAAAGAGAAAGAGCCATATATTTTCTATGATGGCCCTCCATTTGCCACAGGCCTTCCTCACCACGGTCACCTACTTGCGGGAACTTTAAAGGATATCGTTCCAAGATATTGGACAATGAAAGGCCGCTACGTTCAAAGAAGATTTGGATGGGATACGCACGGCCTTCCGATTGAGCAAGAAATTAATAAGAAGCTTGAAATGACAGCACACGAAGCACTAGAGAAACTTGGTGTTGCTGGTTACAACCAAGAATGTCGCTCGATTGTTGATCGCTACACAGCGGAGTGGCGTAAAACAGTTACTCGACTTGGACGTTGGGTTGATTTCGACAATGACTATAAGACAATGGACCCAACTTTCATGGAATCATGTTGGTGGGTATTTAAGTCTCTTTGGGATAAGGACATGGTTTATAAGGGAACAAAAGTTGTTCCTTACTCAACAGGCCTTGGTACAGGACTTTCAAATTTTGAAGCAGGTCTTGATTACCGTGATGTGCAAGATCCGGCCATCACAGTTCTTTTTAAATTAGATGATCCCGCAAAAGCAGGTGCTGATTATGTTGCAGCATGGACAACAACTCCATGGACTCTTCCTTCAAACCTTGCTCTTTGTGTTGGCCCAGATATCGACTACGTACGCGTAAAAGACAACGATCGTGGTGTCACAATTATCTTTGCTGAAGCTAGAGTTGAGGCATTCGCTAAGAAGCGTAACCTTGAAGTTGTTGGTGAGTCTTTTAAAGGAACTGAGCTTCTCGGTCTTACTTATGAGCCACTCTTTGACTTCTTCGCTAATCTTAAAGCAGAAGGTGCGTTTACAATCTTTAATGACGACTACGTAACAACTGATAGTGGGACAGGTATTGTTCACCAAGCACCAGCGTTTGGTGAAGACGATAATAGAATCTGTAAAGAAGCTGGTATGATGGCCGAAGTTTGCCCAATCGATGATGCTGGCCAATTCACAAAGGAAGTTCCAGCATACGCAGGAAAGTATGTAAAAGACGCTGATAAAGAAATCATTAAAGCATTAAAAGATAATACAAAGTTATACGATCACGGAAACCTCGTGCACAGCTACCCATTCTGCTACCGCTCAGGAACTCCACTCATCTATCGCACAATCCCTCAGTGGTATGTAAAAGTAGAAGAGATCGTGGACAAACTTGTAGCTAATAACAAAGAAATTCACTGGGTACCGGGACATATCAAAGCAGGTCGCTTTGGTAAGTGGTTAGAGAACGCTCGTGACTGGGCCGTTTCTCGTACTCGTGTTTGGGGAACTCCACTTCCAGTTTGGATCAACGATGAAACAGGAAGCATGAAGTGCCTTGGTTCAATTGAAGAGCTAAAAGATCTTTCAGGTGTTGAACTTACAGATCTTCACCGTGAGTTCACTGATGAAGTAACATTTACAATCGAAGGTGAAGAAGGAACGTATAAGCGTATCCCAGATGTTTTCGACTGTTGGTTTGAGTCTGGTTCAATGCCATACGCACAACTTCACTACCCATTTGATAATAAAGAAATGTTTGAAAATGGATTCCCTGCTGAGTTCATTGCTGAAGGACTTGATCAAACTCGTGGTTGGTTCTACACACTAACAATTCTTTCAACTGCCCTATTTGATAAGCCAGCTTTCAAGAACGTTATCGTTAACGGTTTAGTTCTTGCTGAAGATGGGAAGAAAATGAGTAAGTCTCTAAGAAACTTCACAGCTCCAGATGAGCTAATGGAAGAATTCGGTTCAGACGCTCTAAGACTATACCTAATCAACTCAGGTCTCGTTAAAGGTGAAGAACAACGCTTTACCGATGCAGGTGTTAAGGACATGGTTCGTCGTGCCCTACTGCCATGGCAAAACTCTTTTAAATTCTTCCAAACATATGCATCAATTGATGGGTGGAATTTTAACGAGCACGCAGAAAGTGGTGACAACATCACTGACAACTGGGTTATCTCAAAGCTACAAACACTAAAAGAGAATATTGAAGCGGAAATGGCACAGTACCAACTGTACAATGTTGTCCCAGCGCTTTTTAACTTCATTGAAGATCTTACAAATTGGTATATTCGTTTAAACCGTTCTCGTTTTTGGGGAGAAGGACTAACAACGGACAAGAAGCAAGCTTACACAACTTTATATACAACGCTAAAAGAAGTAACAATTGCCATGGCACCATTTGCGCCATTCCTATCAGAGCATATCTTCGCTGAACTTAAGAAATTTGATTCAAGCGAAGAAACTCTTTCAGTTCACCTATGTGACTACCCTGTTGCAAACACAGAACTAAAGAACTCTGTACTAGAAGATGCAGTTGATAGAATGCAACAGATTATCTTACTTGGACGTCAAAAGCGTAATCAAGTACAAATCAAGGTTAAGACACCACTTGCTCGTCTAAGTGTTATTCACAAAGACCAAGCGCTCCTTGATGAAATCAAAAAACTTGAAAGCTATATTCAATCAGAACTTAACGTTAAATCTGTTGAGTACACAACTGATGAAGATAATTACATCAAGCTCTACGCGAAACCAAACTCACCAGTTCTAGGAAAACGTCTTGGAAAAGAATTTGGTAAGTTTATGGGAATGATCTCAAAGCTTGGTGCGGCCGAACTTAGTGAATTAGAAGAAAAAGGAAGCCTTGAGCTTGCAGGTGAAACTTTTGCACCGTCTGATATTCTAATCTTTAGAGAAGCGAAAGAAGGAACACAGGCCCTATCTAATCGTTATATCTCAATTGATATCGACACAAATCTTTCAGAGGATCTGATCCTTGAGGGTCTTGCTCGTGAGGTTGTTAATAGAATCCAAAGAACAAGAAAGGATTCTGGTTTCAATGTTGAAGATCGTATCGAAGTTAGCTTTGCTGCTACAGAACTTCTTGCAAAAGCAATTGAAACTCACACTGATTACATCACAAAAGAAACTCTTGCTAACTCACTAAATGTTAGCAGTGAGACTTTAGATCATGAATTTAAGGTTGATGATGAGAATCTTAAAATGACAATTACGAAAGCTTAA
- a CDS encoding nucleoside triphosphate pyrophosphatase: MKVPIQIKPSDVEEITTKVHPKDIVEELAELKGRDIFSQEFPKDDNVFVVASDTLVALGDKVLGKPNDREHARQMLLELSGKEHDVFTAVYMACGDKEYTFSRCSKVKFTDISPEILDLYLESDEALDKAGSYGIQGQGLLFVEHMSGSYSNVVGFPLADFIAEMKAFLDEMGLDSKNWRELFV; encoded by the coding sequence ATGAAAGTTCCGATTCAAATTAAACCATCTGATGTTGAAGAAATAACAACGAAAGTACATCCTAAAGATATTGTTGAAGAGTTGGCCGAGCTAAAAGGGCGAGACATCTTTTCACAAGAGTTTCCCAAAGATGACAATGTCTTTGTTGTCGCTTCTGACACTCTTGTGGCCCTTGGTGATAAGGTTTTAGGAAAACCAAATGATCGAGAGCATGCAAGGCAGATGTTATTAGAGTTGTCTGGGAAAGAGCATGATGTTTTCACTGCTGTTTATATGGCATGCGGTGATAAAGAATATACTTTTTCTAGATGCTCAAAAGTTAAATTTACAGATATCTCACCGGAGATCTTAGATCTCTATCTTGAAAGTGATGAGGCACTCGATAAGGCCGGATCATATGGAATTCAAGGACAGGGCCTTCTCTTTGTTGAACATATGAGTGGCTCATATTCAAATGTTGTCGGTTTTCCTCTTGCTGACTTTATTGCTGAGATGAAAGCCTTTCTTGATGAGATGGGTCTTGATAGCAAGAATTGGAGAGAGTTATTCGTATAA
- a CDS encoding DUF167 domain-containing protein, whose translation MEVEVWAKPGAKVEKVSVAETGQLIVSTQSPPEDGKANAGIVKLVAKRFGVAKNQVQLTFGLQSKFKKMAISFVFAHNKDSEYYLSKIKKALN comes from the coding sequence TTGGAGGTTGAAGTCTGGGCGAAGCCTGGTGCAAAAGTTGAAAAGGTAAGTGTTGCTGAAACTGGACAACTTATTGTCAGCACTCAATCACCACCAGAGGATGGTAAGGCCAACGCCGGTATTGTAAAGCTTGTTGCAAAGAGATTTGGCGTAGCGAAAAATCAGGTTCAACTTACCTTTGGGCTTCAATCGAAGTTTAAAAAAATGGCCATAAGCTTCGTCTTTGCGCATAATAAAGATAGTGAATATTACTTATCAAAGATAAAGAAGGCCCTAAATTGA
- a CDS encoding TRAP transporter TatT component family protein: MNRKKILAVVVLFINLVSCSSIKKVATNQMGDMIFETSEAVFTEDNWDLFESTINSNIKLVENLYAADRENPEFIVTLMKAYSGKAFAIDETYYLKDQLQERSNSKYRTSALANYTRALKYSALFFKVKGFKDFDFTRYISSPEEFQKLLNENFSDDATDIEGVFYTGQTLAAIINLQRDNMRAVAYLPLAKVMYDWSCEKNANLAQGACDIFNASYAASRPRGLGGDPIKGKRLFEEAIQKWPNNMLVRLSYIQFYAVPMFEENIYRVQKLEMNKFNRENMESTYWSGGKVELPKVDYNNLFNLIARKRLEIIEGLEDEIF, from the coding sequence GTGAATCGCAAAAAAATATTGGCAGTGGTGGTATTGTTCATAAATTTAGTTTCTTGCTCAAGTATCAAGAAAGTTGCCACGAATCAGATGGGGGATATGATTTTTGAAACATCTGAAGCCGTTTTTACTGAAGATAATTGGGACTTATTTGAGTCGACAATTAATAGCAATATTAAATTAGTTGAAAACCTTTACGCTGCTGATCGAGAAAATCCTGAATTCATTGTAACTCTAATGAAGGCCTATAGTGGTAAGGCATTTGCCATTGACGAAACTTACTATCTTAAGGATCAATTACAAGAACGATCAAATTCAAAGTATCGCACAAGTGCATTAGCAAACTACACACGTGCTCTTAAATACTCAGCTCTATTTTTTAAAGTGAAGGGTTTCAAAGATTTTGATTTTACTCGCTATATTTCATCGCCTGAGGAATTTCAAAAATTATTAAATGAGAACTTCAGCGATGATGCCACAGATATTGAAGGTGTTTTCTATACAGGACAAACACTTGCCGCAATTATTAATCTTCAAAGAGATAATATGCGTGCCGTAGCTTATCTGCCTCTTGCAAAAGTGATGTATGACTGGTCATGTGAGAAGAATGCTAACCTTGCTCAAGGGGCTTGTGATATCTTCAATGCTTCTTATGCAGCTTCAAGACCACGTGGTCTCGGCGGGGATCCAATTAAAGGCAAACGCTTATTTGAAGAGGCCATCCAAAAGTGGCCAAATAATATGCTCGTTAGACTCTCGTATATTCAATTCTATGCAGTACCTATGTTTGAAGAAAATATTTACCGTGTGCAAAAGTTAGAAATGAATAAATTTAACAGAGAAAATATGGAGTCAACTTATTGGAGTGGTGGAAAAGTTGAACTACCAAAAGTTGATTACAATAACCTATTTAATTTAATTGCACGTAAGAGATTAGAAATAATTGAAGGCTTAGAAGACGAGATCTTCTAA
- the dctP gene encoding TRAP transporter substrate-binding protein DctP, producing MSKMKALLILLLTTNVMALTLKVGVLTPEGTNWAKNLKKMAKAIKKETNGEVKVKFYFGGSQGDEPDVLRKIRVGQLHGGVFTAKTLGDINGDVRVVEIPFNFFHNRKKALKTLDDLTPFLNKKINESNFVNLGFFDIGMVYFVSKTKISSIDSLKGVKIWSWEGDPLVETILEEMKLVSVQLPLPDVLSSLSTGIIEAAYAPPLAILSMQWNTKVKYLIDFPLTMSVGAFLVNDKVFKKISPENQKKVLRISKKYIDLVKATNEKDNQDALDLMKASGVEFVKFSEADIKRGHEVREVTIKKLKGKLFSEEAYQRLEKSLKAQK from the coding sequence ATGTCAAAAATGAAAGCACTACTAATTCTATTATTAACGACTAATGTTATGGCCCTGACTTTGAAAGTTGGTGTTCTAACTCCCGAAGGAACGAATTGGGCGAAGAATTTAAAGAAGATGGCAAAGGCCATTAAAAAAGAAACTAATGGTGAAGTAAAAGTGAAATTCTACTTTGGTGGATCACAAGGAGACGAGCCTGATGTTTTAAGAAAGATTCGAGTTGGTCAACTTCACGGTGGTGTTTTTACTGCAAAGACATTAGGTGATATCAACGGCGATGTACGTGTTGTTGAAATTCCATTTAACTTTTTTCATAATCGCAAAAAGGCCCTTAAAACTCTTGATGACTTAACACCTTTTTTAAATAAGAAAATTAATGAAAGTAATTTTGTTAATCTAGGCTTCTTTGATATTGGAATGGTTTATTTTGTTTCAAAAACAAAGATCTCTTCAATCGACAGTCTTAAAGGTGTAAAAATTTGGTCTTGGGAAGGGGATCCATTAGTCGAAACAATTCTAGAAGAAATGAAGCTTGTATCAGTTCAGCTTCCTCTTCCAGATGTTCTCTCATCACTTTCTACTGGTATTATTGAGGCGGCTTATGCCCCGCCATTAGCGATTCTTTCAATGCAATGGAATACAAAAGTAAAGTACCTAATCGATTTCCCTCTAACAATGTCTGTTGGGGCGTTTCTAGTTAATGATAAGGTATTTAAAAAGATTTCACCTGAAAATCAAAAGAAGGTTCTTAGGATTTCTAAGAAGTATATTGATCTTGTAAAGGCAACGAATGAAAAAGATAATCAAGATGCTCTCGATCTAATGAAGGCATCAGGTGTTGAATTTGTTAAATTCAGTGAAGCAGATATCAAGCGTGGCCATGAAGTTCGTGAAGTAACAATTAAAAAACTTAAGGGAAAGCTATTCTCTGAAGAAGCTTATCAGAGGTTAGAAAAGAGCTTAAAAGCTCAGAAGTAA
- a CDS encoding TRAP transporter small permease — MIQKVEEVTDQVVGWLVVVNVAVMLGLSVFAIILRWFDISFSWVDPIVRHLVFALAFLGAALASGKSRHISIEILPKYLESEGKYRSLFFLRKLTQLCIIVGTTWLIASGVQFYNVEKQFGNLTSLGLHSSVLVAIIPCGFALIFFRTILAFLNFKEEYEPHSN, encoded by the coding sequence ATGATACAAAAAGTAGAAGAAGTTACAGATCAGGTTGTTGGTTGGCTCGTTGTAGTCAACGTTGCTGTTATGCTAGGACTAAGTGTCTTTGCCATTATCTTGCGTTGGTTTGATATTTCTTTTTCTTGGGTCGATCCTATTGTTCGCCATTTGGTTTTTGCTCTTGCTTTCTTAGGAGCAGCTCTTGCTAGTGGTAAGTCGAGGCATATCTCAATCGAAATTCTACCAAAATACTTGGAGAGTGAAGGTAAGTATCGTTCTTTATTCTTTTTAAGAAAGCTGACACAATTATGTATTATTGTGGGAACAACTTGGCTCATTGCCTCAGGTGTTCAGTTCTATAATGTTGAAAAACAATTTGGAAATTTAACTTCACTTGGTCTACACTCATCTGTTTTAGTTGCAATTATTCCATGTGGATTCGCTTTGATCTTCTTTCGTACGATCTTGGCCTTTTTGAATTTTAAGGAAGAGTATGAGCCTCATAGCAATTAG